The following are encoded together in the Eleftheria terrae genome:
- a CDS encoding NAD-dependent epimerase/dehydratase family protein, translating into MGVLVTGGSGFVGQHLLRALMQRGRTVRSLCRAPVPEAPAVAGAVQQVAGDLNDAASLTVALAGATTVYHAAAVVPGRGSGDSMWETNVAGTQRVAQACVRAGVRRLVLVSSVAVYRPPLDGVVCESAPSGGIEPYGRSKSEAENAALRACGDRVELVILRPCQVYGPMDRSGYTARLLRLAASPVLPVAGGAARGFSLLHVCDLADALCAAGEAEGVAGMLFNIAPRTRTSLLQLADVHAAWAGRRRGLALALPPAALRAALSLRWMAGHLRQGNGFAFKSYAPGHTHGSLLLGGPLYDSQRAAVHLRFRASMTPEQAWPHLMAGAGGPPQAAASHARGWAAGGRGRR; encoded by the coding sequence ATGGGGGTGCTGGTCACCGGCGGCAGCGGCTTTGTCGGGCAACACCTGCTGCGAGCCTTGATGCAGCGGGGTCGCACGGTGCGTTCCCTGTGCCGCGCGCCGGTGCCTGAGGCGCCGGCGGTGGCCGGCGCCGTCCAGCAGGTGGCGGGTGACCTCAACGATGCTGCCTCGCTAACGGTGGCCCTTGCCGGGGCCACCACGGTGTACCACGCGGCGGCCGTCGTGCCGGGCCGCGGCAGCGGCGACTCCATGTGGGAGACCAATGTCGCCGGTACGCAGCGAGTGGCACAGGCTTGCGTGCGCGCCGGTGTGCGCCGGCTGGTGCTGGTCAGCTCGGTGGCGGTGTATCGGCCGCCGCTGGACGGGGTGGTCTGCGAATCGGCGCCGAGCGGCGGCATCGAACCCTACGGGCGGAGCAAGTCGGAGGCCGAGAACGCCGCCCTGAGGGCCTGCGGCGACCGGGTGGAGTTGGTCATCCTGCGGCCCTGCCAGGTCTATGGTCCGATGGACCGCAGCGGCTACACCGCACGCCTGCTGCGGCTGGCAGCGTCGCCGGTGCTGCCGGTGGCGGGGGGCGCCGCGCGGGGCTTCAGCCTGCTCCATGTCTGCGACCTGGCCGATGCGCTCTGTGCGGCCGGCGAAGCGGAGGGCGTGGCGGGCATGCTCTTCAACATCGCGCCTCGCACGAGGACGTCCTTGCTCCAGCTGGCCGATGTCCATGCTGCCTGGGCGGGGCGGCGCAGGGGCCTGGCGCTTGCGCTGCCACCGGCGGCGCTTCGTGCCGCGCTCTCACTGCGCTGGATGGCCGGGCACCTGCGGCAGGGCAACGGCTTCGCCTTCAAGTCCTACGCCCCGGGGCACACGCATGGGTCGCTGCTGCTCGGGGGGCCGCTCTATGACAGCCAACGGGCAGCGGTCCACCTGCGTTTTCGCGCCAGCATGACCCCCGAGCAGGCCTGGCCGCACTTGATGGCCGGCGCCGGCGGGCCGCCGCAGGCTGCCGCATCGCACGCCAGGGGCTGGGCGGCCGGTGGGCGAGGACGACGGTGA
- a CDS encoding glycosyltransferase family 4 protein gives MVLAGSRVRVMVVQEVVPHYRLRLFELLHAQLAQVGIELTVVHGNPNREQAAKQDLVDLPPPVGLKVNNLRLTERLLYQPVVSRLLQADLAIFPNAAGYLPNYLFWLKGRQRPPRLGFWVYHTRERAADRSLKEAVSRRMMRRADWWFAYTAGTRDYLLMNGAVDERITVLNNSVDVAGFRALLAAVGAEELSEFRRRRKIPAGAPVALFCGGLHREKRLDFLFEALRLIHRECPDFQLLVIGDGACRATVEREAARDTRVHALGALFGQDKARAFRLAQLALCPGLVGLGILDACAAGLPLLTTDLPGHSPEIDYLRHGINGWMTVPEPRAYANAVLRLLRCEAQRRELSRAALESARHHSIEDMAGRFAQGIRDCLARP, from the coding sequence ATGGTGCTTGCTGGCTCCCGCGTCCGGGTAATGGTGGTCCAGGAGGTGGTCCCGCACTACCGGCTGCGGCTCTTCGAACTGCTGCACGCGCAGCTCGCGCAAGTCGGCATCGAGCTGACGGTGGTCCACGGCAACCCCAACCGGGAACAAGCCGCCAAGCAGGACCTGGTCGACCTGCCGCCGCCGGTGGGCCTGAAGGTGAACAACCTGCGGCTGACCGAGCGCCTGCTCTACCAGCCGGTTGTCAGCCGCCTGCTGCAGGCAGACCTGGCGATCTTCCCCAACGCCGCCGGCTACCTGCCGAACTACCTCTTCTGGCTGAAGGGCCGGCAACGGCCGCCGCGCCTCGGCTTCTGGGTCTACCACACGCGCGAGCGAGCGGCCGACCGCTCGCTGAAGGAAGCCGTGAGCCGTCGCATGATGCGGCGCGCTGACTGGTGGTTCGCCTACACCGCCGGCACACGGGACTACCTGCTGATGAACGGCGCGGTGGACGAGCGCATCACCGTGCTGAACAACAGCGTCGATGTCGCCGGCTTCCGTGCCCTGCTTGCAGCGGTCGGAGCCGAGGAGCTGAGCGAATTCCGCCGCCGACGGAAGATCCCCGCGGGCGCACCGGTGGCCCTGTTCTGCGGCGGGCTGCACCGCGAAAAGCGGCTCGACTTCCTCTTCGAGGCCCTGCGGCTGATTCACCGAGAGTGTCCCGACTTCCAGCTGCTGGTGATCGGCGACGGTGCCTGCCGCGCGACCGTCGAGCGGGAGGCAGCGCGCGACACCAGGGTGCATGCTCTCGGCGCCTTGTTCGGGCAGGACAAGGCGCGGGCCTTCCGACTGGCCCAGCTCGCGCTGTGCCCGGGACTGGTCGGCCTGGGCATCCTGGACGCCTGTGCTGCCGGCCTGCCCTTGCTGACCACCGACCTCCCCGGGCACAGCCCGGAGATCGACTACCTGCGCCACGGCATCAACGGCTGGATGACCGTGCCGGAGCCTCGCGCCTATGCCAACGCCGTGCTGCGGCTCCTCCGGTGCGAGGCGCAACGGCGCGAGCTGAGCCGCGCCGCGCTCGAGTCCGCACGGCACCACTCGATCGAGGACATGGCCGGGCGGTTCGCGCAGGGCATCCGGGACTGCCTGGCCCGGCCCTGA
- a CDS encoding glycosyltransferase family 4 protein yields MKRILVVQNHCVGFGGDDVVVANESAMLVAHGHEVSLWAMRNDEAQGLGGQIQTAWRLTHNPHAHEQLAKHIARFRPDVVHCHNLFPRVTLAAYEAAAQARVPVVQTLHDFRSVCCANGFLYRQGQTCDRCVTGSTYWGAWHRCYRGSWLGSLLVARSLDVHRRAGTHRRRVHRFIALSESSRQRFIEAGLPRERLVVKPNFIADPGSPPPAQARDGALFVGRLSPEKGLVTLAEAWKHLSHPLQVLGAGPLEPALRAVSTPWMELRGHCGAAEVTQAMRQSRILVMPSECLEGFPLVIVEAFANGLPVIASRLGAMAEIIDDGVTGLLFSPGRADELAARVAWAMAHPQEMAQMGRAARHRYRERYGAEANYRQLLQIYEEAVAAAAT; encoded by the coding sequence ATGAAGCGCATTCTGGTCGTCCAGAACCACTGCGTCGGCTTCGGCGGTGACGACGTGGTGGTGGCCAACGAGTCGGCCATGCTGGTAGCGCATGGCCACGAGGTCTCGCTCTGGGCCATGCGCAATGACGAAGCACAGGGCCTTGGTGGCCAGATCCAGACGGCATGGCGGCTGACCCACAACCCGCATGCCCACGAGCAGCTGGCAAAGCACATCGCCCGGTTCCGGCCGGACGTCGTTCATTGCCACAACCTGTTCCCGCGCGTCACGCTCGCGGCGTATGAGGCGGCGGCGCAGGCGCGCGTTCCGGTGGTACAGACGCTGCACGACTTCCGCTCGGTCTGTTGCGCCAACGGCTTCCTCTACCGGCAGGGGCAGACCTGCGACCGCTGCGTCACCGGCTCCACCTATTGGGGCGCCTGGCATCGCTGCTACCGCGGGTCCTGGCTGGGATCGCTGCTGGTGGCCCGGTCGCTCGATGTGCATCGGCGGGCAGGGACACACCGCCGGCGGGTGCACCGGTTCATCGCGCTGTCGGAGTCGTCCCGCCAGCGCTTCATCGAAGCCGGCCTGCCGCGCGAACGCCTGGTGGTGAAGCCCAACTTCATCGCGGACCCTGGATCGCCGCCGCCAGCGCAGGCACGGGATGGCGCCTTGTTCGTCGGCCGCCTGAGCCCGGAGAAGGGCCTCGTGACCTTGGCCGAAGCGTGGAAGCACCTCTCGCATCCCCTGCAGGTGCTGGGAGCCGGGCCGCTGGAGCCGGCCCTGCGTGCCGTCTCGACACCCTGGATGGAGCTGCGGGGCCACTGTGGCGCCGCTGAAGTGACCCAAGCGATGCGGCAGTCGCGCATTCTCGTGATGCCCTCGGAATGCCTGGAAGGGTTCCCCCTGGTGATCGTGGAGGCGTTCGCGAACGGCCTGCCGGTCATCGCCAGCCGGCTGGGGGCCATGGCCGAGATCATCGACGACGGCGTCACCGGCCTGTTGTTCTCCCCCGGCCGTGCCGACGAGCTGGCGGCCCGGGTGGCCTGGGCCATGGCGCATCCACAGGAGATGGCGCAGATGGGACGGGCCGCACGGCACCGCTACCGGGAGCGCTACGGCGCCGAGGCCAACTATCGGCAGCTGTTGCAGATTTACGAAGAAGCGGTCGCCGCTGCCGCGACCTGA
- a CDS encoding GNAT family N-acetyltransferase has translation MSPITVTTHLDDEADAAAAVDRGLGDHNVAVAPLHDVRPLSCFARSEREGVVGGAVGRRWGACVELQQLWVAERFRRQGLGRQLVLAFEAAAAGCGCRHAYLDTFSFQSPAMYQRLGYELAHEQAGFPGGIVRYHFVKRLPAARTEPAGGA, from the coding sequence ATGAGCCCCATCACCGTCACCACGCACCTGGACGACGAAGCGGACGCAGCAGCCGCCGTCGACCGTGGCCTGGGCGACCACAACGTTGCTGTCGCGCCGCTGCACGACGTTCGACCGTTGTCCTGCTTCGCGCGCTCGGAGAGAGAAGGCGTGGTGGGCGGCGCGGTGGGCCGCCGCTGGGGCGCTTGTGTGGAGTTGCAGCAGCTGTGGGTGGCGGAGCGTTTCCGCCGTCAGGGCCTCGGCCGCCAGCTGGTGCTGGCCTTCGAGGCGGCAGCGGCGGGCTGCGGTTGCCGCCACGCCTACCTTGACACCTTCAGCTTCCAGAGCCCGGCCATGTACCAGCGGTTGGGGTATGAGCTGGCGCACGAGCAGGCCGGCTTTCCGGGCGGCATCGTGCGCTACCACTTCGTCAAGCGCTTGCCGGCGGCTCGCACGGAGCCGGCCGGCGGTGCCTGA
- a CDS encoding Rrf2 family transcriptional regulator codes for MRPDSRLSRMLHVLLHMSRQDQPYTSEQIAAMLNTNAAVVRRTMAGLRRAGYVHSEKGHGGGWTLACELERVTLLDIHTALGGPKIFAIGTGDDNPSCAVEQVVNAALKDALQTAEALLIQRLGSVSLASLARDFDGRCRQGRHQATAGHHD; via the coding sequence ATGCGCCCAGACAGCCGCCTTTCGCGAATGCTGCATGTCCTGCTGCACATGAGCAGGCAGGACCAGCCCTACACCTCAGAACAAATCGCTGCCATGCTGAACACCAATGCCGCGGTGGTCCGCCGGACCATGGCTGGCCTTCGGCGGGCAGGTTATGTGCATTCGGAGAAGGGGCACGGCGGGGGATGGACGCTCGCCTGCGAGCTGGAGCGGGTGACGCTGCTGGACATCCACACTGCCCTTGGCGGCCCGAAGATCTTTGCCATCGGCACCGGCGATGACAACCCGTCATGTGCCGTCGAACAGGTGGTCAATGCAGCGCTGAAGGACGCCTTGCAGACCGCGGAGGCCCTGCTGATCCAGCGCCTCGGCTCGGTCTCACTGGCGTCGCTTGCGCGCGATTTCGACGGGCGCTGCCGGCAGGGTCGCCACCAGGCCACAGCCGGACACCACGACTGA
- a CDS encoding NAD(P)/FAD-dependent oxidoreductase has protein sequence MNYDVIVVGGSYAGLSAALPLARARRRVLMIDAGVRRNRFAATSHGFLTQDGSDPAAVAAQGRAQLMEYPSVDWLSGVAEQARPAEGGFVVSVQGGGSHFGRQLILAGGVRDHLPDLPGLAERWGRHVFHCPYCHGYELNQAPLGVLATSEVSLHQALMLPDWGPTTFFLNDAFEPDAEQRASLHARGVTVEPGRVDSLEGAGGVEVVMQNGRRLALAGLFVAPRSSLSSPLASQLGCELEDGPLGSFIKTDAIKATTVAGVFACGDAARMAGSVSLAVGDGAIAGVAVHRALMGLA, from the coding sequence ATGAACTACGACGTGATCGTTGTGGGTGGCAGCTATGCCGGCCTGTCGGCCGCGCTGCCGCTGGCACGGGCCCGGCGCCGGGTGCTGATGATCGATGCCGGCGTGCGGCGCAACCGGTTTGCCGCCACCAGCCATGGCTTCCTGACGCAGGACGGAAGCGATCCTGCGGCGGTGGCGGCGCAAGGGCGGGCGCAGCTGATGGAGTACCCCAGCGTCGACTGGCTCAGCGGCGTCGCCGAGCAGGCGCGGCCGGCAGAGGGCGGCTTTGTCGTATCAGTCCAGGGCGGCGGCTCGCATTTCGGCCGGCAACTGATCCTTGCCGGCGGCGTCCGGGACCACCTGCCCGATCTTCCCGGGCTGGCCGAGCGGTGGGGCCGGCATGTGTTTCACTGCCCCTATTGCCATGGCTATGAGCTGAACCAGGCGCCCCTCGGCGTGCTGGCGACATCGGAGGTGTCGCTGCACCAGGCCTTGATGCTGCCCGACTGGGGACCCACCACCTTCTTCCTGAACGACGCCTTCGAACCGGATGCAGAGCAGCGGGCGAGCCTGCATGCGCGGGGGGTCACCGTCGAGCCGGGTCGCGTCGATAGCCTGGAAGGGGCGGGGGGAGTGGAAGTCGTGATGCAGAACGGTCGCCGGTTGGCGCTGGCAGGCCTGTTCGTCGCTCCGCGCAGCAGCCTCAGCAGCCCGCTGGCGAGCCAGCTGGGCTGTGAACTGGAGGACGGGCCGCTCGGCAGCTTCATCAAGACCGATGCCATCAAGGCCACCACCGTTGCCGGCGTCTTCGCCTGCGGCGACGCGGCGAGGATGGCCGGCTCGGTGAGCCTGGCGGTCGGCGACGGCGCCATTGCCGGCGTTGCCGTGCATCGCGCCTTGATGGGCCTGGCCTGA
- the ahpF gene encoding alkyl hydroperoxide reductase subunit F produces MLDDSLKTQLKSYLERVTQPIEIVAALDDTPASQEMQGLLNDIVSLSDKISLKLDDANRTDVRRPSFSLQRVGTSMDLRFAAIPMGHEFTSLVLALLQVGGHPPKIEEELIAQVKNLQGEFRFEVFMSLTCHNCPDVVQALNLMAVLNPNVHVVTIDGALFRDEVERREILAVPMIFLNGQQFGQGRMDLEEIVSKLDTNRAARDAELLSAKAPYDVLIVGGGPAGAAAAVYAARKGIRTGVVAERFGGQVMDTLGIENYISVLATDGPKFAQALESHARAYGVEIMNLQRGEKLIPPSQPGEPVQVQLANGGVVRGRTVILSTGARWRNVNVPGEQEYRNKGVAYCPHCDGPLFKGKRVAVIGGGNSGVEAAIDLAGIVEHVTLIEFADQLKADAVLVKKLHSLPNVTVHTNAQTTEINGDGSKVTGLTFKDRVSEELRQVPLAGVFVQIGLVPNTEWLKGTVELSRFGEIVVDAKGHTSVPGVFAAGDATTVPYKQIVIAAGDGAKAALSAFDHLIRG; encoded by the coding sequence ATGCTCGACGACAGCCTGAAAACCCAGTTGAAGTCCTACCTGGAGCGCGTGACCCAGCCGATCGAGATCGTGGCGGCGCTGGACGACACGCCCGCCTCCCAGGAAATGCAGGGCCTGCTGAACGACATCGTGTCCCTGTCGGACAAGATCTCGCTCAAGCTCGACGACGCGAACCGCACCGATGTGCGCCGTCCCTCCTTCAGCCTGCAGCGCGTCGGCACGTCAATGGACCTGCGCTTCGCCGCCATTCCGATGGGCCATGAGTTCACCTCGCTGGTGCTGGCCCTGCTGCAGGTGGGCGGCCATCCGCCCAAGATCGAAGAGGAGCTGATCGCCCAGGTGAAGAACCTGCAGGGCGAGTTCCGCTTCGAGGTCTTCATGTCGCTGACCTGCCACAACTGCCCGGACGTGGTGCAGGCGCTCAACCTGATGGCGGTGCTGAACCCGAACGTGCATGTCGTGACCATCGATGGCGCGCTGTTTCGTGACGAGGTGGAGCGCCGCGAGATCCTGGCCGTGCCGATGATCTTCCTGAATGGCCAGCAGTTCGGCCAGGGCCGCATGGACCTCGAGGAGATCGTCTCCAAGCTGGATACCAACCGGGCAGCGCGCGATGCCGAGTTGCTGTCGGCCAAGGCGCCCTACGACGTGCTGATCGTCGGCGGCGGGCCGGCCGGTGCGGCCGCCGCCGTCTATGCGGCGCGCAAGGGCATCCGCACCGGCGTGGTGGCCGAGCGTTTCGGTGGCCAGGTGATGGACACCCTGGGCATCGAGAACTACATCTCGGTGCTGGCCACCGACGGGCCCAAGTTCGCGCAGGCGCTCGAGTCGCACGCCCGGGCCTATGGCGTGGAGATCATGAACCTGCAGCGTGGCGAGAAGCTCATCCCGCCGTCCCAGCCAGGCGAGCCGGTACAGGTGCAGCTGGCCAATGGTGGGGTGGTGCGCGGCCGCACCGTGATCCTGTCGACCGGTGCCCGCTGGCGCAACGTCAACGTGCCGGGTGAGCAGGAGTACCGCAACAAGGGCGTCGCCTACTGCCCGCACTGCGATGGCCCGCTGTTCAAGGGCAAGCGGGTGGCCGTGATCGGCGGGGGCAACTCCGGCGTCGAGGCCGCGATCGACCTGGCTGGCATTGTCGAGCATGTCACCCTCATCGAGTTCGCCGACCAGCTGAAGGCGGACGCGGTGCTGGTGAAGAAGCTGCACAGCCTGCCGAACGTCACCGTGCACACCAATGCCCAGACCACCGAGATCAATGGCGACGGCAGCAAGGTCACCGGGCTGACCTTCAAGGACCGTGTGAGCGAGGAGCTGCGCCAAGTGCCGTTGGCCGGCGTGTTCGTGCAGATCGGCCTGGTGCCCAACACCGAATGGCTGAAGGGCACCGTGGAGCTGTCCCGCTTTGGCGAGATCGTGGTGGATGCCAAGGGCCACACCTCGGTGCCCGGCGTCTTCGCTGCTGGTGACGCCACCACGGTGCCGTACAAGCAGATCGTCATCGCCGCCGGCGACGGCGCGAAGGCGGCCCTCAGCGCCTTCGACCACCTGATCCGCGGCTGA
- a CDS encoding VOC family protein, translating into MHINHLHLCSTDVPATAAFLCEHFGFSLLAARATRAFAALEDDSGLSLVLMPLPPGEAHPQMFHLGFLLDHEAEVIAQHARLVQSGAYLAPLERSRGALRFYCRAPGGLLIEVGQAGPGSGG; encoded by the coding sequence ATGCACATCAATCACCTGCACCTGTGCAGCACCGACGTCCCGGCAACGGCCGCGTTCCTGTGCGAGCACTTCGGTTTCTCCTTGCTGGCCGCAAGGGCCACCCGCGCCTTTGCCGCGCTCGAGGATGACAGCGGCCTGAGCCTGGTGCTGATGCCCCTGCCGCCGGGCGAGGCCCATCCGCAGATGTTCCACCTGGGCTTTCTCCTGGACCATGAAGCGGAGGTGATCGCCCAGCATGCGCGCCTCGTGCAATCAGGTGCCTACCTTGCGCCGCTGGAGCGCAGCCGCGGCGCGCTGCGCTTCTATTGCCGGGCACCGGGCGGCCTGCTGATCGAAGTCGGGCAGGCCGGGCCGGGGTCGGGCGGCTGA
- a CDS encoding aminotransferase class IV family protein: MSSNSLPSFVVHRNGRAAAAADLAPLAFAGHAHFTAMQVRHGRVRGLDLHLERLRSSSILLYGRSLADDPVRACLRSALQASPPDHSLVATVYSPSGEFTAGRMDEALDILIRTTPAASGPAGPLSLCAVEYERVLPGIKHVGEIAKTHYLRQAVAQGFDDAAFLDRRGRLSEASIWNLAFWDGHAVVWPRAEMLQGVTMGILRRQLQRLEVPQREQEITLADLPALRGAVVMNSWTPAVAVHRIGNTALPHAPAFIELLHQAYQAEAFGAP; encoded by the coding sequence ATGTCCTCGAACAGCTTACCTTCCTTCGTCGTGCACCGTAACGGCCGGGCCGCCGCAGCGGCGGACCTGGCACCGCTGGCCTTCGCGGGTCATGCGCACTTCACCGCCATGCAGGTGCGGCACGGCCGCGTCCGCGGCCTCGACCTCCATCTCGAGCGACTCCGCTCTTCATCCATCCTGCTGTATGGCCGCTCTCTGGCAGACGACCCTGTCAGGGCTTGCCTGCGGTCGGCCCTGCAGGCCAGCCCACCGGACCACTCGCTGGTGGCCACGGTCTACTCGCCGTCCGGTGAATTCACCGCAGGCCGGATGGACGAGGCGCTCGACATCCTGATCCGCACCACGCCGGCCGCATCGGGCCCGGCCGGCCCGCTGTCGCTGTGCGCCGTGGAGTACGAAAGAGTCCTTCCCGGCATCAAGCATGTGGGTGAGATCGCCAAGACCCACTACCTCCGGCAGGCAGTGGCGCAGGGCTTCGACGATGCCGCGTTTCTCGACCGTCGTGGCCGGCTGAGCGAAGCGTCGATCTGGAACCTCGCCTTCTGGGACGGCCATGCCGTGGTGTGGCCTCGAGCCGAGATGCTGCAGGGCGTCACGATGGGCATCCTGCGCCGGCAACTGCAGCGTCTGGAGGTACCGCAGCGCGAGCAGGAGATCACGCTGGCCGATCTGCCCGCGCTGCGCGGGGCGGTGGTGATGAACTCCTGGACACCCGCCGTCGCTGTCCACCGGATCGGCAACACGGCCCTGCCCCACGCGCCGGCCTTCATCGAGTTGCTTCACCAGGCCTACCAGGCCGAGGCCTTCGGCGCGCCATGA
- the ahpC gene encoding alkyl hydroperoxide reductase subunit C produces MSLINTQLQPFKATAFHNGKFVDVSNDSVKGKWSVFIFMPAAFTFNCPTEVEDAAENYAEFQKLGAEVYIVTTDTHFAHKVWHETSPAVGKAKFPLIGDPTHQLTRAFGVHIDEEGLALRGTFVVNPDGVIKTLEIHDNAIARDVKETLRKLKAAQYVAKNPGQVCPAKWQEGAATLTPSLDLVGKI; encoded by the coding sequence ATGTCTCTGATCAACACCCAACTGCAGCCGTTCAAGGCCACCGCATTCCACAACGGCAAGTTCGTCGACGTCAGCAACGATTCGGTGAAGGGCAAGTGGTCCGTGTTCATCTTCATGCCGGCCGCCTTCACCTTCAATTGCCCCACTGAAGTGGAAGACGCGGCCGAGAACTATGCCGAGTTCCAGAAGCTGGGCGCCGAGGTCTACATCGTGACCACCGACACGCACTTCGCCCACAAGGTGTGGCACGAGACCTCGCCGGCTGTCGGCAAGGCCAAGTTCCCGCTGATCGGCGACCCGACCCACCAACTGACCCGCGCCTTTGGCGTGCACATCGATGAAGAAGGCCTGGCCCTGCGCGGCACCTTCGTTGTGAACCCCGACGGCGTCATCAAGACCCTGGAAATCCACGACAACGCGATTGCCCGCGATGTGAAGGAAACGCTGCGCAAGCTGAAGGCAGCCCAGTACGTCGCGAAGAACCCGGGCCAGGTGTGCCCCGCCAAGTGGCAGGAAGGCGCCGCGACGCTGACCCCCTCGCTGGATCTGGTCGGCAAGATCTGA
- a CDS encoding LysR substrate-binding domain-containing protein translates to MSRTFPGTRALRTFEAAARHLNFTRAAEEVGLTPAAVSYQIKEMEDQLGLVLFTRSSRAIQLTPAGAVLSEAAAGALGSLQEAVSRARRMVRGSAHLRLSTSARIASNWLLPRWPRFKALHPQLELSFDITDQLREFGTDDIDLAIRFGTGQYDGLRAHRLFETIVAPVCSPRLLAGGPPLQAPADLLSHTLCHVDWKTDGMVWPNWPMWMAAAGVDDFDDSRCIAFDDSSHVVQAVIEGGAVGLVDLAMIATDVSEGRLVRLFDVAVGVAQDYAYHLVYPAEAGDRPAVSAFRAWVLDEARRSNAELGVSPRPVDAGQGHRPSAAPSAAGD, encoded by the coding sequence ATGTCACGAACCTTTCCCGGTACGCGCGCCCTCCGGACATTCGAGGCCGCCGCGCGGCACCTGAACTTCACCCGTGCGGCAGAGGAAGTCGGCCTGACGCCGGCCGCGGTCAGCTACCAGATCAAGGAGATGGAGGACCAGTTGGGCCTCGTGCTCTTCACGCGAAGCAGTCGCGCCATCCAGCTCACGCCCGCGGGCGCGGTGCTGTCGGAGGCGGCTGCCGGTGCCCTGGGCAGCCTGCAGGAGGCAGTCAGCCGCGCGCGTCGCATGGTGCGCGGTTCAGCGCATCTGCGCCTGTCCACCAGCGCCAGGATCGCGAGCAACTGGTTGCTGCCCAGATGGCCGCGCTTCAAGGCCTTGCATCCACAGCTGGAGCTGAGCTTCGACATCACCGACCAGCTTCGCGAGTTCGGCACCGACGACATCGACCTGGCCATTCGCTTCGGCACCGGCCAGTACGACGGGCTGCGGGCCCACCGGCTGTTCGAGACCATCGTGGCCCCGGTCTGCAGTCCCCGGCTGCTGGCGGGCGGTCCGCCGCTGCAGGCGCCGGCAGACCTGCTCAGCCACACCCTGTGCCACGTGGACTGGAAGACCGACGGCATGGTGTGGCCGAACTGGCCCATGTGGATGGCAGCGGCCGGCGTCGACGACTTCGATGACAGCCGGTGCATTGCGTTCGACGACTCCAGCCATGTGGTGCAGGCCGTGATCGAAGGGGGTGCCGTTGGCCTGGTGGATCTGGCGATGATCGCCACTGATGTGTCAGAGGGACGGCTGGTGCGCTTGTTCGATGTCGCGGTCGGCGTGGCCCAGGACTATGCCTATCACCTCGTGTACCCCGCGGAGGCTGGTGATCGTCCTGCGGTGTCGGCCTTCAGGGCGTGGGTGCTTGATGAAGCGCGCCGGTCGAATGCCGAGCTCGGTGTGTCGCCCCGGCCGGTGGATGCCGGCCAGGGGCATCGGCCATCGGCCGCTCCCAGCGCTGCCGGGGATTAA